GGATTGGAGGGCCCCTGGTCGCGTCAGCGCGGGACGTACCAGCCGCCAGAGAATGTTCGGGTCCGTTCGTCGGTCGCGTATGCCGAGCTGCATGCGCATTCGGCGTACAGCTTCCTCGACGGGGCCGGTACGCCGGAGGAACTGGTCGAAGAAGCCGCCCGGCTGGATCTGCGCGCACTGGCGCTCACCGATCACAACGGCCTGTACGGGGCGGTTCGCTTCGCCGAAGCGGCTGCCGAACTCGATATGCGTACCGTGTTCGGCGCGGAGCTGTCGCTGGGATCGGAGGCTCGCACCGAGCAGCCGGACCCGCCCGGCCCGCACCTGCTGGTCCTGGCCCGCGGCCCCGAGGGTTACCGGCGGCTGTCCCGGCAACTGGCCGCAGCCCATCTGGCCGGCGGTGAGAAAGGTAAGCCGCGCTACGACTTCGACGCGCTGACCGAGGCCGCCGACGGGCACTGGCACATCCTGACGGGATGCCGGAAAGGCCATGTGCGCCAGGCATTTTGCCAAGGCGGCTCGGACGCGGCGCAGCGGGCGCTGGCCGACTTGGTGGATCGGTTCGGTGCGTACCGGGTCAGCATCGAGTTGACCCACCATGGTCACCCGCTCGATGACGAACGCAACGCGACGCTGGCCGGGCTGGCGCCACGCTTCGGCGTCGGGGTCGTCGCCACCACCGGAGCCCATTTCGCGCGCCCGTCACGCAGCCGGCTGGCCATGGCGATGGGTGCGATCCGCGCTCGACAGTCCCTGGATTCCGCCGCCGGGTGGCTGGCGCCGCTGGGTGGCTCGCATCTGCGGTCCGGCGACGAGATGGCCCGGATGTTCGCCTGGCGCCCCGAGGCGGTGACCGCCGCCGCCGAGCTGGGCGAGCAGTGCGCGTTCGAGCTGGCGCTCATCGCACCTCAGCTGCCGCCGTTCGACGTACCCGACGGGCACACCGAGGACAGCTGGCTGCGGCAGTTGGTCATGGCGGGCGCCCGCCACCGCTACGGACCGCCCGACGGTGCGCCACGGGCTTACGCCCAAATCGAGCATGAGCTGAAAGTCATTGCCCAGCTGAGGTTTCCGGGCTACTTCCTGGTGGTACACGACATCACCCAGTTTTGCCGAAGGAACAACATCCTGTGCCAGGGCAGGGGGTCGGCGGCCAACTCCGCGGTCTGTTATGCCCTCGGCGTCACGGCCGTCGACCCGGTGGCCAACGAGTTGTTGTTCGAGCGCTTCTTGTCGCCGGCCCGCGACGGCCCGCCCGACATCGACATCGACATCGAGTCGGATCAGCGGGAAAAGGTCATCCAGTACGTCTACGGCAAATACGGCCGCGACTACGCCGCCCAGGTCGCCAATGTCATCACCTACCGGGGACGCAGTGCGGTGCGCGACATGGCTCGCGCGCTGGGTTTCTCGCAGGGCCAGCAGGATGCGTGGAGCAAGCAGATCAGCCACTGGAACGGGCAGGCCGCTGAGGTGGACGGCATCCCCGAGCAGGTGGTCGACCTGGCCACCCAGATCCGGAATCTGCCGCGGCATATGGGCATTCACTCCGGCGGCATGGTGATCTGTGATCGTCCGATCGCCGACGTGTGCCCGGTGGAGTGGGCGCGCATGGAAAACCGCAGCGTCCTGCAGTGGGACAAAGACGACTGTGCGGCCATCGGTTTGGTGAAGTTCGACCTGCTCGGGCTGGGCATGCTCTCGGCACTGCACTACGCCATAGACCTGGTGGCCGAACACAAGGGCCTCGAGGTGGACCTGGCCAAGCTAGACCTCTCCGAACCGGCGGTGTACGAAATGTTGGCCCGCGCCGATTCCGTCGGCGTGTTCCAGGTGGAGTCGCGTGCGCAGATGGCCACCTTGCCCAGGCTGCGGCCGCGGGTGTTCTACGACCTGGTGGTCGAGGTCGCGCTGATCCGTCCCGGACCCATCCAGGGAGGGTCGGTGCATCCCTACATCCGGCGGCGCAACGGCATCGACCCGGTCGTCTACGAACATCCGTCGATGGCGCCGGCATTGCGGAAGACATTGGGGGTGCCGCTTTTTCAAGAGCAGTTGATGCAGCTGGCGGTCGACTGCGCCGGATTTACCGCCGCCGAGGCCGACCAGCTGCGTCGTGCCATGGGGTCCAAGCGCTCCACCGAACGCATGCAGCGGCTGCGCGGGCGGTTCTACGACGGCATGCGTGTACTGCACGGCACCCCCGATGAGGTGATCGACCGGATCTACGAAAAGCTGGAGGCGTTCGCCAATTTCGGCTTCCCGGAAAGCCACGCGCTGAGCTTCGCGTCGCTGGTGTTCTACTCGTCGTGGTTCAAGCTGCACCACCCGGCGGCGTTCTGCGCGGCGCTGCTGCGCGCCCAGCCGATGGGTTTCTATTCACCCCAGTCGCTGGTGGCCGACGCGCGCCGGCACGGTGTGGTGGTGCACGGCGCGTGCGTCAACGCCAGCCTGGCGCACGCGACTCTGGAGAACGCGGGTATGGAGGTCCGCCTTGGGCTGGGTGCCGTCCGCCATATCGGTGACGACCTCGCCGAGAAGCTGGTCGACGAGCGAAAAGCCAACGGCTCCTTCGCCTCGCTGCTGGACCTGACATCGCGGGTGCAGCTTTCCGTGCCGCAGACCGAAGCGCTGGCGACGGCCGGGGCGCTGGGCTGCTTCGGGATGTCGCGGCGGGAGGCACTGTGGGCGGCCGGGGCCGCCGCCACTCAGCGGCCGGACCGGCTGCCCGGGGTGGGTGCCCACGGTGCTGATGGGTCGCACATCCCGGCGTTGCCGGGAATGAGCGAGCTGGAGCTGGCCGCCGCCGACGTGTGGGCCACCGGCATCTCCCCGGACAGCTATCCGACGCAGTTCCTGCGGGCCGAGCTGGACGCGATGGGGGTGCTCCCCGCCGACGCGCTGGGATCGGTGCCCGACGGCGACCGGGTGCTGATCGCCGGTGCGGTGACCCAT
The nucleotide sequence above comes from Mycobacterium pseudokansasii. Encoded proteins:
- a CDS encoding error-prone DNA polymerase, whose amino-acid sequence is MGWGNGPPSWAEMERVLDGKPRHAGAAVAAEPADDVGLEGPWSRQRGTYQPPENVRVRSSVAYAELHAHSAYSFLDGAGTPEELVEEAARLDLRALALTDHNGLYGAVRFAEAAAELDMRTVFGAELSLGSEARTEQPDPPGPHLLVLARGPEGYRRLSRQLAAAHLAGGEKGKPRYDFDALTEAADGHWHILTGCRKGHVRQAFCQGGSDAAQRALADLVDRFGAYRVSIELTHHGHPLDDERNATLAGLAPRFGVGVVATTGAHFARPSRSRLAMAMGAIRARQSLDSAAGWLAPLGGSHLRSGDEMARMFAWRPEAVTAAAELGEQCAFELALIAPQLPPFDVPDGHTEDSWLRQLVMAGARHRYGPPDGAPRAYAQIEHELKVIAQLRFPGYFLVVHDITQFCRRNNILCQGRGSAANSAVCYALGVTAVDPVANELLFERFLSPARDGPPDIDIDIESDQREKVIQYVYGKYGRDYAAQVANVITYRGRSAVRDMARALGFSQGQQDAWSKQISHWNGQAAEVDGIPEQVVDLATQIRNLPRHMGIHSGGMVICDRPIADVCPVEWARMENRSVLQWDKDDCAAIGLVKFDLLGLGMLSALHYAIDLVAEHKGLEVDLAKLDLSEPAVYEMLARADSVGVFQVESRAQMATLPRLRPRVFYDLVVEVALIRPGPIQGGSVHPYIRRRNGIDPVVYEHPSMAPALRKTLGVPLFQEQLMQLAVDCAGFTAAEADQLRRAMGSKRSTERMQRLRGRFYDGMRVLHGTPDEVIDRIYEKLEAFANFGFPESHALSFASLVFYSSWFKLHHPAAFCAALLRAQPMGFYSPQSLVADARRHGVVVHGACVNASLAHATLENAGMEVRLGLGAVRHIGDDLAEKLVDERKANGSFASLLDLTSRVQLSVPQTEALATAGALGCFGMSRREALWAAGAAATQRPDRLPGVGAHGADGSHIPALPGMSELELAAADVWATGISPDSYPTQFLRAELDAMGVLPADALGSVPDGDRVLIAGAVTHRQRPGTAQGVTFINLEDETGMVNVLCTPGVWARHRKLANTAPALLIRGQVQNASGAITVVAERLGLISLAVGSRSRDFR